In Zingiber officinale cultivar Zhangliang chromosome 11B, Zo_v1.1, whole genome shotgun sequence, a single window of DNA contains:
- the LOC122035247 gene encoding zinc finger MYM-type protein 1-like produces the protein MKIDYRTRLTAMLDVTRFLLKQGLPFRGHDESTSSSNRGNFLELLEWYSQRNEEVSKVIKQNALGNNQLTFLKIQKDLTRACALEITLAIINDIGDKFFSLMVDEAWDSSVKEHMGVVLRYVNKEGCVIERFLAVVHVPDTSSNSLKMAIDALFVQHGLSLSRLRGQGYDGASNMRGEFNRLKSLILQENPFAMYVRCFSHQLQLVLVVVAHDNFTKLVETEKYLVFPLVYHMIELALVLPVATTSVERVFSAMKTMKTDLRNRMGDEWMNDSLVVMEIQSSIKRDKGKALKF, from the exons ATGAAAATTGATTATCGCACTCGTTTAACAGCAATGTTGGATGTGACACGCTTTCTATTGAAGCAAGGGTTACCTTTTCGAGGACACGATGAGTCAACTAGTTCTTCAAATAGAGGTAATTTTCTTGAGTTGCTTGAATGGTATAGTCAACGAAATGAAGAGGTTTctaaagttataaaacaaaatgctCTTGGAAACAATCAATTGACTTTCCTAAAaattcaaaaggatttaacacgTGCTTGTGCTTTAGAGATCACACTTGCTATAATCAATGATATTGGAGATAAATTCTTTTCTTTGATGGTTGATGAGGCTTGGGACAGTTCAGTGAAGGAGCATATGGGAGTTGTTTTGAGATATGTGAATAAAGAAGGATGTGTGATTGAACGATTTCTTGCGGTTGTGCATGTGCCTGACACTAGTTCTAATTCTTTGAAAATGGCTATTGATGCTTTATTTGTGCAACATGGTTTATCATTATCTAGATTGAGAGGCCAAGGATATGATGGAGCTTCAAATATGCGTGGCGAGTTTAATAGATTGAAATCCCTGATACTACAAGAAAATCCATTTGCAATGTATGTTCGTTGTTTCTCTCATCAGCTTCAATTAGTTCTTGTTGTTGTTGCCCATGACAATTTTACT AAATTGGTTGAGACTGAAAAATATTTGGTGTTCccattggtttatcatatgataGAGTTGGCATTAGTTTTACCAGTTGCAACTACTTCGGTTGAACGAGTTTTTTCTGCAATGAAGACTATGAAGACTGATTTACGCAATAGAATGggagatgaatggatgaatgaCAGTCTAGTT GTTATGGAGATTCAGTCGAGTATTAAGCGGGACAAGGGAAAGGCTCTCAAGTTCTAG
- the LOC122034677 gene encoding phosphate transporter PHO1-2-like isoform X1 produces the protein MVKFSRELEAQLIPEWKDKFVNYRQLKKHVKKIKLAHLRSSVPSSDDHQHNAASAAGGGCSNDSYGFSLFDPIRSLFSIHGRRRDDPIPADEENLFEMIFVQSREDEVREFLEKLEVELEKVNNFYINTEREFCERGEILSKQLQILLDLKQLYHDHHRLRRRQCHSPTSPPASLSNSTSFSETETEIGSPLGDVAPGRETGVTEEAIIATLERNGVSFLGLGAKAKMKKTGRLRAAATLRIDIPATTPARSISMVWEEMVKSSSSRKEGGDYVNKKKLQRAEKMIREAFVHLYKGVGHLNTYSSLNIEAFRKILKKFEKVSNQRHEAGSFSRKVKRSHFVSSDKVLKLGDEVESIFTKHFASNDRKKAMKFLRPQQPKESHIITFLVGLFTGSFVTLFTVYAILAHLCGIFSSESDYMETVYPIFSVFALISLHIFLYGCNILAWRGCRVNHNFIFEFSPNTALKYRDAFLISASLMTAVVAALVAHLLLRSAGVYSQQHVDTIPGALLLVFTVLLLLPFNVFYRSTRYCFLRVIRNIIFSPLYKVLMVDFFMADQLTSQIPLLRHMELATCYFMVSGFKGQPYETCTRSQQYKLMAYIISFLPYYWRAMQCLRRYMEEGYDMNQLANAGKYISAMVAAAARLKYAVEGTPMWLGIVILTSTGATLYQLFWDMVKDWGLLDLGSSNRFLRDELILKNKSYYYVSMCLNFVLRLAWIESVMRLSLNQVEHRLIDFLLASLEIIRRGHWNFYRLENEQLNNADKFRAVKCVPLPFSEMVSEG, from the exons ATGGTGAAGTTTTCACGGGAGTTGGAAGCACAGTTGATCCCAGAATGGAAGGACAAGTTCGTAAACTACCGCCAGCTCAAGAAGCACGTCAAGAAGATCAAGCTCGCTCATCTCCGCTCCTCAGTTCCTTCTTCTGACGACCACCAGCACAACGCAGCCTCCGCCGCTGGCGGCGGCTGCAGCAACGACAGTTATGGATTCTCTCTCTTTGACCCCATTCGCTCCCTCTTCTCTATTCACGGCCGCCGGCGTGACGATCCCATTCCG GCGGACGAGGAGAATCTATTCGAAATGATATTCGTCCAATCTAGAGAAGACGAG gTGAGGGAGTTCTTAGAGAAATTGGAAGTTGAATTGGAGAAGGTGAACAACTTCTACATCAACACGGAGAGAGAGTTCTGCGAGCGCGGAGAAATTCTGAGCAAGCAGCTCCAGATACTGCTGGACCTCAAACAGCTCTACCATGACCATCACCGTCTTCGCCGCCGCCAATGCCACAGCCCCACTTCCCCTCCCGCCTCCCTCTCCAACTCCACCTCCTTCTCCG AAACAGAGACAGAGATAGGGAGCCCACTGGGGGACGTTGCGCCGGGAAGGGAAACAGGGGTAACAGAGGAGGCGATCATAGCGACGTTGGAGAGGAACGGGGTGAGCTTCCTGGGTCTTGGCGCGAAGGCAAAGATGAAGAAAACGGGGAGGCTGCGGGCGGCGGCGACGCTGCGGATCGACATCCCGGCGACTACGCCGGCTAGGTCGATATCGATGGTGTGGGAAGAGATGGTGAAGAGCAGCAGCTCCCGCAAGGAAGGAGGTGACTACGTGAATAAAAAGAAGCTGCAGCGGGCGGAGAAGATGATCAGAGAGGCCTTCGTACACCTCTACAAAGGCGTCGGCCACCTCAACACATACAG TTCTTTGAACATAGAAGCTTTCAGGAAGATTCTCAAGAAATTTGAAAAG gtgTCAAATCAACGACATGAAGCGGGTTCGTTCTCGAGGAAGGTGAAAAGATCGCACTTCGTCAGCTCGGACAAg GTGTTAAAGTTGGGAGACGAGGTAGAGTCCATTTTCACAAAGCACTTCGCCAGCAACGATAGGAAAAAAGCCATGAAATTCCTCAGACCTCAACAGCCCAAGGAGTCTCACATCATCACCTTCTTAGTTG GTTTATTCACCGGCAGTTTTGTGACACTATTCACCGTGTATGCTATCTTGGCTCATTTATGTGGCATCTTTTCTTCTGAATCTGATTACATGGAAACAGTTTACCCTATATTCAG TGTGTTTGCGTTAATTAGCCTGCACATATTCTTGTATGGATGCAACATATTGGCCTGGCGAGGGTGTAGAGTTAATCAtaacttcatctttgagttctCACCCAACACCGCTCTCAAGTACCGTGATGCCTTCCTCATCAGCGCCTCCCTCATGACTGCTGTCGTCGCCGCCCTCGTCGCCCACCTCCTCCTCCGGTCTGCTGGTGTATACTCCCAACAGCACGTGGATACTATTCCAGGAGCCCTCTTACTG GTATTCACTGTGTTGCTCTTGTTGCCCTTCAATGTATTCTACCGCTCAACACGCTATTGCTTTCTCCGTGTGATTCGCAATATTATCTTCTCCCCTCTGTACAAA GTGTTGATGGTTGACTTCTTCATGGCTGATCAGCTGACCAGTCAG ATTCCATTACTGAGACATATGGAACTGGCAACATGTTATTTCATGGTTTCTGGATTTAAAGGGCAGCCTTATGAGACTTGCACTCGCAGCCAGCAGTACAAGCTGATGGCCTACATCATCTCCTTCTTACCCTATTACTGGCGTGCGATGCAG TGTTTGAGGCGGTACATGGAGGAAGGATACGACATGAACCAACTAGCGAACGCAGGGAAGTATATATCGGCAATGGTGGCGGCAGCGGCACGGTTGAAGTATGCAGTGGAGGGGACGCCAATGTGGTTAGGCATCGTCATCCTCACCTCCACTGGTGCCACTCTTTACCAGCTGTTTTGGGACATGGTGAAGGACTGGGGGCTCCTTGACCTCGGATCCTCTAACCGCTTTCTGAGAGATGAGCTTATTCTCAAAAACAAATCCTATTATTATGTTTCCATG TGTTTGAACTTTGTGCTTCGACTTGCGTGGATTGAGAGTGTGATGCGATTGAGCTTAAACCAAGTCGAGCACAGACTGATTGATTTTTTGCTCGCTTCTTTGGAGATCATTCGACGAGGCCACTGGAATTTCTACAG ATTGGAGAATGAGCAACTGAATAATGCAGACAAGTTCAGGGCTGTGAAGTGTGTGCCATTGCCATTCTCTGAGATGGTCTCTGAAGGATGA
- the LOC122034677 gene encoding phosphate transporter PHO1-2-like isoform X2 → MIFVQSREDEVREFLEKLEVELEKVNNFYINTEREFCERGEILSKQLQILLDLKQLYHDHHRLRRRQCHSPTSPPASLSNSTSFSETETEIGSPLGDVAPGRETGVTEEAIIATLERNGVSFLGLGAKAKMKKTGRLRAAATLRIDIPATTPARSISMVWEEMVKSSSSRKEGGDYVNKKKLQRAEKMIREAFVHLYKGVGHLNTYSSLNIEAFRKILKKFEKVSNQRHEAGSFSRKVKRSHFVSSDKVLKLGDEVESIFTKHFASNDRKKAMKFLRPQQPKESHIITFLVGLFTGSFVTLFTVYAILAHLCGIFSSESDYMETVYPIFSVFALISLHIFLYGCNILAWRGCRVNHNFIFEFSPNTALKYRDAFLISASLMTAVVAALVAHLLLRSAGVYSQQHVDTIPGALLLVFTVLLLLPFNVFYRSTRYCFLRVIRNIIFSPLYKVLMVDFFMADQLTSQIPLLRHMELATCYFMVSGFKGQPYETCTRSQQYKLMAYIISFLPYYWRAMQCLRRYMEEGYDMNQLANAGKYISAMVAAAARLKYAVEGTPMWLGIVILTSTGATLYQLFWDMVKDWGLLDLGSSNRFLRDELILKNKSYYYVSMCLNFVLRLAWIESVMRLSLNQVEHRLIDFLLASLEIIRRGHWNFYRLENEQLNNADKFRAVKCVPLPFSEMVSEG, encoded by the exons ATGATATTCGTCCAATCTAGAGAAGACGAG gTGAGGGAGTTCTTAGAGAAATTGGAAGTTGAATTGGAGAAGGTGAACAACTTCTACATCAACACGGAGAGAGAGTTCTGCGAGCGCGGAGAAATTCTGAGCAAGCAGCTCCAGATACTGCTGGACCTCAAACAGCTCTACCATGACCATCACCGTCTTCGCCGCCGCCAATGCCACAGCCCCACTTCCCCTCCCGCCTCCCTCTCCAACTCCACCTCCTTCTCCG AAACAGAGACAGAGATAGGGAGCCCACTGGGGGACGTTGCGCCGGGAAGGGAAACAGGGGTAACAGAGGAGGCGATCATAGCGACGTTGGAGAGGAACGGGGTGAGCTTCCTGGGTCTTGGCGCGAAGGCAAAGATGAAGAAAACGGGGAGGCTGCGGGCGGCGGCGACGCTGCGGATCGACATCCCGGCGACTACGCCGGCTAGGTCGATATCGATGGTGTGGGAAGAGATGGTGAAGAGCAGCAGCTCCCGCAAGGAAGGAGGTGACTACGTGAATAAAAAGAAGCTGCAGCGGGCGGAGAAGATGATCAGAGAGGCCTTCGTACACCTCTACAAAGGCGTCGGCCACCTCAACACATACAG TTCTTTGAACATAGAAGCTTTCAGGAAGATTCTCAAGAAATTTGAAAAG gtgTCAAATCAACGACATGAAGCGGGTTCGTTCTCGAGGAAGGTGAAAAGATCGCACTTCGTCAGCTCGGACAAg GTGTTAAAGTTGGGAGACGAGGTAGAGTCCATTTTCACAAAGCACTTCGCCAGCAACGATAGGAAAAAAGCCATGAAATTCCTCAGACCTCAACAGCCCAAGGAGTCTCACATCATCACCTTCTTAGTTG GTTTATTCACCGGCAGTTTTGTGACACTATTCACCGTGTATGCTATCTTGGCTCATTTATGTGGCATCTTTTCTTCTGAATCTGATTACATGGAAACAGTTTACCCTATATTCAG TGTGTTTGCGTTAATTAGCCTGCACATATTCTTGTATGGATGCAACATATTGGCCTGGCGAGGGTGTAGAGTTAATCAtaacttcatctttgagttctCACCCAACACCGCTCTCAAGTACCGTGATGCCTTCCTCATCAGCGCCTCCCTCATGACTGCTGTCGTCGCCGCCCTCGTCGCCCACCTCCTCCTCCGGTCTGCTGGTGTATACTCCCAACAGCACGTGGATACTATTCCAGGAGCCCTCTTACTG GTATTCACTGTGTTGCTCTTGTTGCCCTTCAATGTATTCTACCGCTCAACACGCTATTGCTTTCTCCGTGTGATTCGCAATATTATCTTCTCCCCTCTGTACAAA GTGTTGATGGTTGACTTCTTCATGGCTGATCAGCTGACCAGTCAG ATTCCATTACTGAGACATATGGAACTGGCAACATGTTATTTCATGGTTTCTGGATTTAAAGGGCAGCCTTATGAGACTTGCACTCGCAGCCAGCAGTACAAGCTGATGGCCTACATCATCTCCTTCTTACCCTATTACTGGCGTGCGATGCAG TGTTTGAGGCGGTACATGGAGGAAGGATACGACATGAACCAACTAGCGAACGCAGGGAAGTATATATCGGCAATGGTGGCGGCAGCGGCACGGTTGAAGTATGCAGTGGAGGGGACGCCAATGTGGTTAGGCATCGTCATCCTCACCTCCACTGGTGCCACTCTTTACCAGCTGTTTTGGGACATGGTGAAGGACTGGGGGCTCCTTGACCTCGGATCCTCTAACCGCTTTCTGAGAGATGAGCTTATTCTCAAAAACAAATCCTATTATTATGTTTCCATG TGTTTGAACTTTGTGCTTCGACTTGCGTGGATTGAGAGTGTGATGCGATTGAGCTTAAACCAAGTCGAGCACAGACTGATTGATTTTTTGCTCGCTTCTTTGGAGATCATTCGACGAGGCCACTGGAATTTCTACAG ATTGGAGAATGAGCAACTGAATAATGCAGACAAGTTCAGGGCTGTGAAGTGTGTGCCATTGCCATTCTCTGAGATGGTCTCTGAAGGATGA